Proteins from a genomic interval of Trifolium pratense cultivar HEN17-A07 linkage group LG6, ARS_RC_1.1, whole genome shotgun sequence:
- the LOC123889896 gene encoding lycopene beta cyclase, chloroplastic/chromoplastic has protein sequence MIKMDTLLKTPNKLQFLHPLHGYSEKLSNYSLSYKFQNHELRFGSKKKPVLRASSSALLELVPEFKKENLDFELPLYDSSKGTVVDLAVVGGGPAGLAVAQQVSEAGLSVCAIDPNPRLIWPNNYGVWVDEFEAMDLLDCLDKTWSGAVVYIDDKTKKDLDRPYGRVNRKLLKSKMLQKCISNGVKFHQAKVIKVIHEESKSLLICNDGVTVQATVVLDATGFSKCLVQYDKPYNPGYQVAYGILAEVDEHPFDVDKMLFMDWRDSHLDNDMKLKERNSKIPTFLYAMPFSSTKIFLEETSLVARPGLRMDDIQDRMVARLKHLGINVKSIEEDEQCVIPMGGPLPVLPQRVVGIGGTAGMVHPSTGYMVARTLAAAPIVANAIVQYLGSDRGLLGDEISAQVWKDLWPIERRRQREFFCFGMDVLLKLDLPGTRRFFNAFFNLEPYYWHGFLSSRLYLPELFTFGLSLFSYASNTSRLEIMAKGTLPLVNMVNNLIKDKE, from the coding sequence ATGATAAAAATGGATACTTTACTCAAAACACCAAACAAGCTTCAATTTTTGCACCCACTTCATGGTTATTCAGAAaaattgagcaattattcactTTCCTATAAGTTTCAAAACCATGAACTTAGATTTGGTTCAAAGAAAAAACCAGTTTTGAGGGCTAGTAGCAGTGCCCTTTTGGAGCTTGTTCCTGAATTTAAGAAAGAGAATTTGGATTTTGAACTTCCTTTGTATGATTCATCAAAGGGAACTGTTGTGGATCTTGCAGTTGTGGGAGGTGGTCCTGCAGGGCTTGCAGTAGCACAGCAAGTTTCCGAAGCAGGGCTTTCTGTTTGCGCTATTGATCCGAACCCTAGATTGATTTGGCCTAATAATTATGGTGTTTGGGTGGATGAATTTGAGGCAATGGATTTACTTGATTGCCTTGATAAAACTTGGTCTGGTGCTGTTGTTTACATCGACGATAAAACGAAAAAGGATCTTGATAGACCTTATGGTAGGGTTAATAGGAAGCTTTTGAAGTCAAAGATGCTACAAAAATGCATATCAAATGGTGTGAAGTTTCATCAAGCTAAAGTTATCAAGGTTATTCACGAGGAATCGAAATCGTTGTTGATTTGTAATGATGGTGTCACGGTTCAGGCTACTGTGGTTCTTGATGCTACTGGCTTTTCAAAATGTCTGGTCCAGTATGATAAACCGTATAATCCGGGTTACCAAGTTGCGTATGGGATTTTGGCTGAGGTTGATGAACATCCGTTTGATGTTGATAAAATGCTTTTTATGGACTGGAGAGATTCACATCTAGACAATGATATGAAGCTCAAGGAGAGAAATAGTAAAATACCTACTTTTCTATATGCAATGCCCTTTTCATCCACAAAGATATTTCTCGAAGAAACCTCGCTTGTTGCTCGCCCTGGGTTACGGATGGATGATATACAAGATAGAATGGTTGCTAGGTTGAAACACTTGGGTATCAATGTGAAAAgcattgaagaagatgaacagtgtgTCATTCCAATGGGTGGCCCTCTCCCGGTTCTCCCTCAGAGAGTTGTTGGAATCGGTGGTACAGCTGGGATGGTGCATCCTTCTACCGGGTATATGGTAGCAAGAACCCTAGCTGCAGCTCCTATTGTTGCTAATGCTATTGTTCAGTATCTTGGTTCTGATAGAGGCCTTTTAGGAGACGAAATATCTGCACAAGTATGGAAAGACTTATGGCCGATCGAAAGAAGGCGACAAAGGGAGTTCTTCTGTTTTGGTATGGACGTCTTACTCAAGCTTGATTTACCTGGCACAAGAAGATTTTTCAATGCGTTTTTTAATCTGGAACCTTATTATTGGCATGGATTCTTATCATCAAGACTGTATCTTCCTGAGCTGTTTACTTTTGGATTATCTCTATTTTCTTATGCCTCAAATACATCTAGGCTAGAGATTATGGCAAAGGGAACTCTTCCTTTGGTAAATATGGTCAACAACTTGATAAAAGATAAAGAATAA